Below is a window of Hydrogenimonas sp. DNA.
CGCGGTAGCTATGTTTCCTGCGATTATATCGACCTCAAGTTCACTTTTCAATCTTTTCAATGTATCGATAATACCCTGTGAATGGCCGTGTGCGGAATCGAGAACGAGTACGTCGGCTCCCGCTTCGGCCAGGGCATGAGCCCTCTCTATCTGCCCCACACCTATCGCGGCACCTACACGGAGTCTTCCGAACTCATCCTTGCAGGCGTTGGGATACTCTTTTCTCTTCTTGATATCCTTGATCGTAACGAGCCCCTGCAGAATGCCGTTGTCGTCTATGAGCGGGAGCTTTTCGATCTTGTTTTTGTGCATTATATCGGCAGCTTCGTCGAGAGAGATCCCCTTTTTTGCCGTGATGAGCGGCATGGAGGTCATCACCTCTTCGACCCTCTTGGCCATATCGGTCTCAAAACGCATATCCCTGTTCGTGAGAATACCCAGAAGCTTCATATTCTCGTCGACTACGGGAACGCCTGAGATTCTGTACTCTCGCATTATCGACTCCGCTTCCGCCAGAGTCTGCCCCGGGTGCATGAATATCGGATCTATGATGATGCCCGATTCGCTCTTTTTGACCTTCTTTATCTGCCTCACCTGGGTTTCGGTATCCATATTTTTATGGATTATCCCGATTCCGCCGAGGCGTGCCATGGCGATAGCGGCACGAAACTCCGTAACTGTATCCATCGCTGCGGAGACTATGGGAATGTTAAGTCTGATGTTACGGGTCAGCTGTGTAGATATATCCACCTCTTTCGGTAGAACTGTAGAGTGTTTCGGGACCAGCAGAACATCTTCGAATGTCAGGGCTCGTTTTCTGATTCTCATAGGATTCTCCTTCGTTATTTTTCGTATGCTACCGCTTTTTCGAGGCTAAGGGCCCCGTCGAACAGCGTCTGCTCGTCGAAATGCTTTCCAATCAGCTGGAGTCCGACGGGAAGACCCTCCGCACTCTTTTGGATCGGAAGAGTTATAGCCGGAAGCCCTGCAAGATTTATGCCGATGGTGTAGGCGTCGCTCAGATACATCTGGAGCGGATCGGCCATCTCCCCGAATCTGAATGCGGGTGTCGGTGCGACTGGGCTTAGAATGAGGTCTGCCTCTTTGAAGATCTGCTCGAACTCATCTTTTATGAGATGGCGCACTCTCTGCGCTTTCAGATAGTATGCGTCGTAGTAGCCGGAAGAGAGCACGAAACTTCCGAGCAGGATTCTCCGCTTCACCTCTTCGCCGAACCCTTCGCTTCTCGTTTTGAGGTAGAGCTCTCTTAGATTCTCCGCATCCTCCGCACGGTTTCCGTAGCGTATCCCGTCGTAGCGGCTCAGATTGGCACTCGCTTCCGCCGTTGCGATAATATAGTAGGCGGCGATATCGTATTTCGCACCCATCATCTCCTTGTGGACGATCCTGTGCCCGGCATCTTCCAGCGCCCTTACCGCAGTCTCGTAGGCCGACTGAACATCCTTCGAAGCCTCTTTGACGTAGTTGTCCACGACTGCTACGGTCAGCTTTCTATCCGGATCTAGGTTCACGGCAACCGGGGTGTAGTCGATATCGGCGCTTGTACTGTCCCTGGTGTCATGGCCGCTTATGATGTCGTAAAGAATCGCAGCATCTTCCACATTCTGCGTCATGGGCCCAATCTGGTCGAGACTCGAACTGTATGCGCCGAGCCCCCACCGGCTAACTCTTCCGTAGGTGGGCTTCATGCCGACGATTCCGCAAAAAGCGGCAGGCTGCCTGATCGATCCGCCGGTGTCGCTTCCGAGTGCCGCCACGGCGATACCTGCACCTACTGCGGCGGCGGAACCGCCCGAGGAGCCGCCGGGAACACGCTCGGGATCGTGGGGGTTGAGAGTCTTGCCGTAAAAGCTTGTCTCCGTGGAGCTGCCCATTGCGAACTCGTCCATATTCGCCCGCCCGAACGGTGAGAGCCCGGCCGCTTCTATCTTCTCTATGACAGTCGCGTTGTACGGTGCGACATACCCCTGAAGAATTCTGCTTGCGGCAGTAACGTTCCACCCTTTGACCTGGATATTGTCCTTTATCAGCAGAGGTACACCCTCTCCCGACTCGTCCATCGCGATGTAGGCGTTCAGCTCCGCTCTCTCTTCAGCCTTTCGCTTTATATCCTCCCGCAGTGCAGCGATCTCCTCTTTGGGCAGCTTCATAGCCTCTTTAAGCGTTATCAACCTTCTCTCCTTTTCTTCATCTTCAACAGAACGATACCGAGAGCTATAGCGACGAAGATGGCCGCGACGGTCTCGGCTATAACCGGCCAGGTTACCGGTTTTGCAAGATCAAACATTCAAAACCCTCGCACACCTCTCGCACAGCGCATCCTCTTCCGGTGCCGCAAAGCGCCAGCAGCGCGGACACTTGTGACCGGAAGCCCTGACTATCTCGAATCTGTCACCCTCCACTTCGAACTCTCCAAGCACCTCCCGGCCGCCTGAACCGATCTCGCTGACTACAAACCAGTCCTCGGCATCCTTTTCGCTCAGAACGGAGAGTCTCTCACTCTCTGTCACTACGGCAAGCTCCAGGGTCTGCTTTATGACACCCTCTTTCTTGAGGCGGTCGACGATTTCAAAGAAGGCCTCTCTGGCAGCCGTCAGATACCTCTCATCGAGCAGGGTCTCAGGTTTTTCCAGCGGCTCGTAACGGAAGTCGAAGATATCTTTCGCTTCACCCTTTATCACGCCCGGAGCGTACTCCAGCAGTTCGTCGCATGTATACGTAAGAACCGGAGCGACAAGCGGAATGAGCGCCCTGGCGATCATAGCCACGGCGCTCTGGCTGCTCCTTCTTATCGTACTCTCCTTCTCTTCACAGTAGAGGCGGTCCTTGGTGATATCCAGATAGATGCCGCTGAGCTCGTTGGTTATGAAGTTGTTGAGAAGATGGAAACCTCTCGAGTAGTCGTAGTTGTCGAACGACTCCCTCATAGAGTCGAATACCTCGGCGGCCTTCCTTACTATCCAGCGGTCGAGCTCACCCATCTCTTTGAGCGGAAGGGTCCTATCCAGGTCATCCACGTTCGCGAGCAGAAAGCGGAAGGTGTTTCTGATTTTACGGTAGTTTTCCGAAATCTGTTTCAGTATCGCATCGCTTATCTTCAGGTCGCTCTTGTACTCGCTCATGGCGACCCAGAGACGAAGAATCTCGCTTCCGTACTTTTTCGCCACCTCGTCCGGTGCGACGACATTCCCCTTCGACTTAGACATCTTCTCGCCCCTCTCGTCGACGGTGAAGCCGTGCGTGAGAATGGCTTTGTACGGCGCTTTGTGCTCAACGGCGCACCCCAGAAGCAGTGAGCTCTGGAACCATCCCCTGTGCTGGTCGCTGCCCTCGAGATAGAGATCGGCCGGGAACTCTCCGGCGTCGTAGTTTCTGGATTTGAGCACCGCATACCACGTAGAACCGCTGTCGAACCAGACATCGAGAATATCCATAACCTTTTCGAGATCTTTCGGATCGTAACCGCTTCCCGGGTAGAGAAGCTCTTCGACACTCATATCGTACCAGGCGTCGCACCCCTTCATCTCGAAGATCATCGCTATGAAGTTCAGAACCTTCTCGTCGAGTATCACCTCTCCAGTCTTTTTGTTGCGGAAGAAGGCGATGGGAACACCCCAGTCCCTCTGGCGGCTTATACACCAGTCGGGGCGCCCTTCGACCATCGAAGTGAGACGGTTGCGACCCCACTCGGGGTAGAACTTCGTCTTGCCTATCTCACCCAGAGCGATCTCCCTGAGGCTCTTCTCTTCGCCTTCCGGTTTTCCGTCTATGCTGATGAACCACTGTTTCGTAGCGCGGAAGATGAGCGGCGTATGGCTTCGCCAGCAGTGCGGATAGGAGTGTGTAAACTTCTCCACCTTCAAAAGCGCTTTGCCGAGGTGCTTCAGTATCTCCTCGTTCGCTTCGAAAATATGTTTACCGACAAACTCTTCGGCATTCGGCAGAAGAGCCAGACCGACTACGGACTCATCGAATCTCCCCTCTTCATCTACAGGCATTATCACATCGAGCCCGTATTTCAGCCCTACCCTGTAGTCATCCTCTCCGTGCCCCGGAGCGGTATGTACCGCCCCCGTTCCGTTCTCCATCAGGACATGTTCGCCCAGAACTATGCGCGACGGCCTGCCGTTGAGCGGGTTTATGGCGATCTCCCCTTCCAGATCTCTTGCGGGAATTCGCATCTCGATAGGCCCTTCCACGACACCGCTCTCCTGAAGATCGTCGAACAGTTTTTCCGCCACTATGTAGCCGTCTCTCGTAAGAACATACATCTCATCCGGGTTGAGGCTGATACCGACGTTAGCGGGAAGAGTCCACGGCGTCGTGGTCCATATGACGATCGCCGCGGCTTCCGGGTGACCCAGCTTCTGCTTCGTCTTGTCAGAAAGTTCGAAGGCGACATATATGGAGTAGTCCTCTCTCTCCTCATACTCCACCTCCGCCTCCGCAAGGGCGGTTCTTTCGGCCCAGCTCCAGTAGACGGGCTTGTTGCGCTCCACAAGCAGCCCCTTCGCGGCTACGCTGCAGAGTGTCCTGTAGATATTCGCCTCGAAACGGAAATCCATCGTCACATAGGGCTTTTCCCAGTCTGCTATGATTCCCAGGGCCTTGAACCCCTCTCTCTGTACATCTACGAACTTGGCTGCATGCCTCCTGCAGAGTTCGCGTATCTTTGTCTTGGGAAGCTGCTCCTTTTTCGCTTTTCCGATCTTCTTCTCCACCTGCTGCTCTATCGGAAGCCCGTGACAGTCCCACCCGGGCGTAAAGCGCACCGCGCGACCCTGGAAGTAGTTGTCTTTGACGATTATATCTTTAAGCACCTTGTTGAGCGCGTGGCCTATATGTATCTTGCCGTTTGCATACGGCGGCCCGTCGTGAAGTGTGAAGATCTTCTCTCCCTGACGGTTGGCCTTCATCCTCTCGTATACCCTCTCTTCAAACCACCTGGCATATCGTTTAGGTTCGTTTTGGGGAAGGTTTCCGCGCATCGGGAAACCGGTTTTGGGAAGATTTAGTGTAGACTTGTAATCCATTCAGCGCTCCGGATAAAAATTGGACTATTATATTTAAAGAGCCATTAAAAAGCGCTGATTCGTGCCGTTCACTTTGGTATAATGGCGTAACAGGAGGGATCCGGACAATGAAAAACAGATTGATAATCATAGGAAAAAACCTCTACCTCAATCCTCCGTTCATGGAGTATATCGAACGTGAACTGGAGCATCTCGGCTTTCTCGAACAGATAACGAAACTACCAGAAACCAGCAGTGAAATTGTGCCGCTGCTTCAGGAGCAGATAAGCGGTGAAGGGAACATTGTAATCGTAGCCAACAAGAAGGCCTTCGCACCCATCAGCAAACTCCTGGCGACGATGACGGATGACACGCTGGTACTCAAAGAGTCTATTCTAATACCCTCAAAAAGCGAAGTTTACGACGACAACAGCTTCCTTCTGCGTTACGGGGAGAGATCAGTAAACGTCGTGATGGCCGAACCCGGCAAAACCGTCCCTCTCTTTCTGGTAGAAGGGGAGAAACGGCAGGGAGTGATCCATATATTCAATATAGACGAAGAGGGGGCGGAGGCACTTTTGGATCCGCTGGCCAAAAGTTACGAAGTCGAATTTTCCTCTACCGCCC
It encodes the following:
- a CDS encoding aspartyl-tRNA(Asn) amidotransferase subunit A; amino-acid sequence: MITLKEAMKLPKEEIAALREDIKRKAEERAELNAYIAMDESGEGVPLLIKDNIQVKGWNVTAASRILQGYVAPYNATVIEKIEAAGLSPFGRANMDEFAMGSSTETSFYGKTLNPHDPERVPGGSSGGSAAAVGAGIAVAALGSDTGGSIRQPAAFCGIVGMKPTYGRVSRWGLGAYSSSLDQIGPMTQNVEDAAILYDIISGHDTRDSTSADIDYTPVAVNLDPDRKLTVAVVDNYVKEASKDVQSAYETAVRALEDAGHRIVHKEMMGAKYDIAAYYIIATAEASANLSRYDGIRYGNRAEDAENLRELYLKTRSEGFGEEVKRRILLGSFVLSSGYYDAYYLKAQRVRHLIKDEFEQIFKEADLILSPVAPTPAFRFGEMADPLQMYLSDAYTIGINLAGLPAITLPIQKSAEGLPVGLQLIGKHFDEQTLFDGALSLEKAVAYEK
- a CDS encoding inosine-5'-monophosphate dehydrogenase, yielding MRIRKRALTFEDVLLVPKHSTVLPKEVDISTQLTRNIRLNIPIVSAAMDTVTEFRAAIAMARLGGIGIIHKNMDTETQVRQIKKVKKSESGIIIDPIFMHPGQTLAEAESIMREYRISGVPVVDENMKLLGILTNRDMRFETDMAKRVEEVMTSMPLITAKKGISLDEAADIMHKNKIEKLPLIDDNGILQGLVTIKDIKKRKEYPNACKDEFGRLRVGAAIGVGQIERAHALAEAGADVLVLDSAHGHSQGIIDTLKRLKSELEVDIIAGNIATAEAAEDLIEAGADAVKVGIGPGSICTTRIVAGVGVPQISAIDECAQVGHKYGVPVIADGGIKYSGDVAKALAVGASCIMAGSILAGTEESPGETIMYQGRQYKSYRGMGSIGAMTKGSTDRYFQEGTAADKLVPEGIEGRVPYRGRIADVIHQLTGGLRSSMGYCGSENIRRFWERAEFVEITSAGLKESHVHDVMITKEAPNYYI
- a CDS encoding isoleucyl-tRNA synthetase, with amino-acid sequence MDYKSTLNLPKTGFPMRGNLPQNEPKRYARWFEERVYERMKANRQGEKIFTLHDGPPYANGKIHIGHALNKVLKDIIVKDNYFQGRAVRFTPGWDCHGLPIEQQVEKKIGKAKKEQLPKTKIRELCRRHAAKFVDVQREGFKALGIIADWEKPYVTMDFRFEANIYRTLCSVAAKGLLVERNKPVYWSWAERTALAEAEVEYEEREDYSIYVAFELSDKTKQKLGHPEAAAIVIWTTTPWTLPANVGISLNPDEMYVLTRDGYIVAEKLFDDLQESGVVEGPIEMRIPARDLEGEIAINPLNGRPSRIVLGEHVLMENGTGAVHTAPGHGEDDYRVGLKYGLDVIMPVDEEGRFDESVVGLALLPNAEEFVGKHIFEANEEILKHLGKALLKVEKFTHSYPHCWRSHTPLIFRATKQWFISIDGKPEGEEKSLREIALGEIGKTKFYPEWGRNRLTSMVEGRPDWCISRQRDWGVPIAFFRNKKTGEVILDEKVLNFIAMIFEMKGCDAWYDMSVEELLYPGSGYDPKDLEKVMDILDVWFDSGSTWYAVLKSRNYDAGEFPADLYLEGSDQHRGWFQSSLLLGCAVEHKAPYKAILTHGFTVDERGEKMSKSKGNVVAPDEVAKKYGSEILRLWVAMSEYKSDLKISDAILKQISENYRKIRNTFRFLLANVDDLDRTLPLKEMGELDRWIVRKAAEVFDSMRESFDNYDYSRGFHLLNNFITNELSGIYLDITKDRLYCEEKESTIRRSSQSAVAMIARALIPLVAPVLTYTCDELLEYAPGVIKGEAKDIFDFRYEPLEKPETLLDERYLTAAREAFFEIVDRLKKEGVIKQTLELAVVTESERLSVLSEKDAEDWFVVSEIGSGGREVLGEFEVEGDRFEIVRASGHKCPRCWRFAAPEEDALCERCARVLNV